The following nucleotide sequence is from Gymnodinialimonas phycosphaerae.
CCCCGATGACAAGCTGCGAAAACAACATGGCGCGGGGGCGCGCCACGTCCGCCATCCAACGGCTCATCACGAGGTAGCAGCCATAGAAAATCCCCGCGAGGGCCGCAAACGCCATGCCCGGCGTCATGCCAAAGCCCGGTTTGACCACCAGAAGGACGCCTATGAACCCGAGACAGATCAGGCCGAAGCGTGAGGCCGAAAACGGTTCGCGCAAAAGCCACACGGACAGGAGCCATGAAAGTATGGGCCCACCGAAAAACGCGGCGAAGACGTTGGCGATGGGCTCGGTGCTGAGCGCCGTCAGGATCGACGTGATCCCCCCAACCAGCATGAAGCCACGCAGCCAGATGCGCCAATCGGTGAACAGGCGGGCTAAAACGAGTCGCAAAACGAAAGGCGCGACCATCAAAGCGCCGAGGGCAAATCGGCTCCAGGCGACGAACACGGGCGCGATCCCCTGGCCGCCGTCTGACAAATCCGCCGTCAAAAGCTTGCCCGCCGTATCCCCGGCAGGGATCAGGGCCATGGCCACCAGCATAAGAGGCAACGCGCGCAGGAAATTCTTGTCCATTGCCCTCTCGCCTATCGCGCTTCACCAGGAAGGGAAACCCTGCACCAGGAAGCACAAAAACGTGTCGCGACGGGGGGTTGAGGGTGGCCACCGCTACAAGGTAATCTCGGCCAAGCTGCCAAATGATATGAACCAATGATTTCCAGACGGATTTTCCTGAGCGGGCTTCTTGCAAGCACCGCGCCCGCGGCTTGGGCTGCGGCGCCCGAACGGTCGTTGCGCCCGTTGGTGCGGCCATCGGATTTCCTGCTGCGCACGATCCCGGAAGCCGCCGACATCCTGCGCGAAGCGGATCTTGGAGGGCGTATCGGCTTCGCCGTCGCCGATGCTGCCACGGGTGAGATGCTGGAGGTGGTGAACCCCCTCTATCCCCTGCCGCCGGCCTCGGTCGCCAAGGCGATCAGCTGCGCCTACGCGCTGGACCGCCTGGGGCCGAATTTCCGCTTCCGCACCCGGCTGGTGTCAAGCGGGGTCCTCGCCGACGGAAGGTTGGACGGAGACCTGTGGTTGGTCGGATCAGGCGACCCGCTGTTCGACACCGATGCGCTTGCAGGTCTGGCCGATGAAATAGTCAACATGGGCCTGCGCGAAGTCACGGGGCGATTCATGGTCGCGACGGGCGCGCTGCCCGAGATTTGGCAGATTGATCCCAGCCAGCTACCCCATGTTGGGTACAATCCGTCGATCTCGGCGCTGAACCTCAACTTCAACCGGGTCCATTTCGAGTGGGAACGGGTGGGCGAGGACTACACAATTTCGATGGACGCGCGCTCGGCTTCCTTGCGCCCTGCCGTTCAGGTAGCGCGCATGCGCGTGGAAGAGCGGACGACCCCTGTCTACACCTACTCGGACGCCGACAGCCACGATGCGTGGACCGTCGCACGGGGGGCACTGGGTGATGCCGGGTCGCGCTGGTTGCCTGTGCGACGCCCGGCTGCGTACATGGCCGAGGTTTTCCAGACCTTGATGGCCGACCATGGAGTGAGCCTGCCCGCGCCGAGCTATGCGTTGGCCGCCCCAGAAACGGCGTTGGTTCTGGCGGAACATGTGTCGGAACCACTTGATGAGATCCTGCGCGGAATGATGCGGTGGTCGACGAACCTGACGGCGGAGGTCGTGGGCCTGATGGCCACTCAAGCCGGAGGTCAACAAGCCACCAGCCTGACCGAATCAGGGGCCGCGATGACCGAATGGATGCGAGAGACCCTGGGCGCGCGGAACGCGACGTTCGTGGATCACTCGGGCCTCGGCGTCGGCAGTCGGATCCGGCCGCAGGACATGACCCACGCGCTTGTCGCGGCAGGGCCAGACGGACTGCTGCGCGACTTGATGAAAGACATCCCGATGCGCGACGACGCAGGCAATGTGATCGAGGGCCATCCGATCGAGGTCGTGGCCAAGACGGGCACGCTGAACTTCGTTTCGACCTTGGCAGGGTTCGCGCGCACGCCATCCGGGCGCGATCTGGCCTTCACCATCTTCAGCGCCGATCTGGATCGTCGTGACGCGATCCCCGAGGATCAGCGCGAGCGCCCCGTCGGCTCTCGCACCTACAACCGGGCTGCCAAGCGCATGCAGCAAGCCCTGATCGAGCGTTGGGGGGCAGTCTACGCGTAGGCCGCAGGACAAATCCTGCCGTTCGGGCGCAGGGTCTTGACCGCAGATCAGCGGTGCCGGTGAAAAAGGGCGAAGATCCGGGAATGCCTGGCGAAAGGTTCAACCTGCTCATCTGACGGGGCAGCCGTCGCGGTCGCCATGATCCAGCGGATCAGCACGAACGACAGCAGCCCGAACACCACGCCGCCGACCGCCTGCCCGATCAGCACGCCTTCTGCCCCTAACCAGGCCGAGAAGATCAGGACCGGCACGATCGTCCCGATCGTATGCCGCCCCCAGTTCACCCACGTGGACGTGTAGGGATAGCCGATATTATTGAAGCTGGCGTTCGACACGAAGATCATCCCGTTGAAGAAGAACGCCAGCGCAAGGGGGCCACAGAACAGGAACAGCAACGCACGGGCATCGCCCGTGGCGTTGAAAAGCGCCGCGATAGGCTCGCGCAGGAAGAAGAGGACAGCGCTGACGAGGATCACAACGATCAAGGTGAACAACATCGCCTCGTAGTACGTGCGGATGACGCGGTCCTGTTTTCCCGCCCCGAAGTTCTGGCCGACGATGGGGCCCACGGCCCCCGACAGCGCGAAGAGTATGCCGAAGGCCACGGGTGTCAGGCGACCGATGATGGCCATGCCTGCGACGGCTTCCTCGCCGTATTGCGCCATGGAGCGGGTCACAAAGGCCTGACCCACGGGGGTTGCCAACTGCGTGAGGATTGCGGGCGCGGCAAGTGCCAGGATCGGAGAGAGGTCGAGCCGCAGGTCCGGGAGGGAGGGTTTGGCAAGGCCGCCGTGGTGGCGGAAGATCGGGATCAGGGCGACAGCGGCAATGGCGATGCGCGCGCAGACCGAGGCGACGGCGGCACCGGTCAGTTCCAGATTGAGGCCAAAGATCAGGATCGGGTCGAGCACAGCATTCACCAAGCCGCCGATGATCGTGGCCATCATGGCCCGGCGTGCATCGCCATGGGCGCGCAGGATCGCGCCGCCGACCATGCCGACCAGCAGAAGCGGCAGCGAGGGGATGATGATCCGCAGGTAAGCCACCGCGAGGTCTTGCGTGGCATCGCTGGCGCCCAGAAGGGCCACAAGAGCAGGCAGGTTCAGCCAGACGATGGCCGCGAAGACACTACCGAACAGCACGCCATATAGCAGCGTCGTGCCCGCACGGCGGCGGGCCAGGGCTTCATCCCCGGCCCCCAAGGCCCGCGCCACCAGGGCGCCGCCCGCGATCGCCATGCCGATCCCGAAAGACGAGGTGAAGAACAGGATCGCTCCCGCATAACCAATGGCCGCTGCCAGTTCCTCTTTTCCCAACATCGAGATGAAGATCATGTCGATGAAGTCGACAAGGAACACGGCCATGAGGCCCACGGAAGACGTGAGCGACATGACGGTTATGTGTTTGAAGAGAGAGCCTTCGAGGAAGACAGCTTGTGACTGGGCCATAGTCCAGCGTGGCACGGCGCGCGGTCCGGCGCCAGTGGGGCGTTAAGGGATGGGCGTTACCGGATCTGGCAGACGGACATCTCATTGGCGATCGTCGTCCACCAATGGCCGGTCCAAGTGGCCCCTTGAGAGGCGGTGATGGCCGGGCAGACCTGTTCAGCATGGCCCTGGTTCCAGGTCGGACCGGCTTCAACCGATTGTTGGGCCGTGGCGGACAGGGGCGCAAGGAGGGCGGCGACGATAAGAAGGGACAGGCGTTTCATGGTGTGGGCTCCGAGTGGGTTGGTGTGTTTGATGAGCCCAAACTAGCCGATCGCCCCGCGTCAATCGCTGGGGCGAATGCCCCATTCGTGAAACGCCCGTTTTGTCCCCTTCAGAGGCTGGGTTTGACCTGCATCAGGCGCATGACGTCGGCCATCTCTGGCCCCTTTTCGCGCCCCGTCACGGCCCTGCGCAACGGCATGAACAGGCCCCTGCCCTTGCGCCCGGTGGCCTCTTTCACAGCCGTGGTCCAAGCCGCCCAGGTCGTCTCGTCGTAAGGCAGATCGGGGAGCATCGCGAAAGCCTCGGCCACGAAGTCCGCATCCTCATCCGCTATCAGCGGGGTCGCCCCGTCACGCAGCAAGGCCCACCAATCAGCCGTCTCGGCGCGCGTGCCGATGTTGGCGCGGGCGACGTCCCAGAAGGCCGGCGCAATCTCGGCCGGGACGCCCAAGGCGGCGACCTCATTGGCGACGTCTTCATACGGCGTTTCGTGCAGCACGCTGGCGGTCAGGGGCCAGAGGTCCTCGACATCGAACTTGGTGGGGGCAGAGCCGAAGTGGTTCAGGTCGAAGCCCTCGGCCAATTCCTCGACCGATCCCACCAGTTCCACCGGTTGAGACGATCCGATCCGCGCCATGTGCGACAGAAGTGCCATCGGCTCCATTCCCGCCGCGCGCAGGTCGCGCAGCGCCAACGTTCCCAGTCGTTTGGACAGCGCCTCGCCCTGGGGCCCGGTCAGCAACGAGTGGTGCGCGAAGGACGGTGCAGAATGACCCAAGGCGTCCATGATCTGGATCTGGGTTGCCGTGTTGGTCACATGGTCCGAGCCGCGCACCACGTGGGTTACGCCCATATCCGTGTCATCCACCACCGAGGCAATCGTATAGAGCACTTGGCCGTCGGCACGGATCAGGACCGGGTCGGAAACGGAGGCCGCATCAATCGACAGATCCCCGAGGATACCGTCGGTCCATTCAATCCGCTCATGATGCAGCTTGAAGCGCCAGACGCCGTTGCCCCGCTCGGCCTTCAACGCGGCCTTCTGATCCTCGGACAGCGCCAAGGCCGCGCGGTCATAGACAGGCGGCAGATGCATGTTGAGTTGCTTCTTGCGCTTGAGGTCCAGCTCGGTCGGGGTCTCCCACGCCTCATAGAACCGCCCCTTGGCGCGGAGTTCATCGGCGGCGGCGGCGTAGCGGTCAAACCGGGCAGACTGACGCTCGATCCGATCCCATGTCAGGCCGAGCCACTCCAGGTCTTCCTGGATCGCGTCAGCGTATTCCTGGGTCGAGCGCTCCGGGTCCGTATCGTCGAGGCGCAGGATGAACTGCCCGCCCGCCTTCTTGGCGATCAGGAAGTTGAACAGCGCAGTGCGCAGGTTGCCGACGTGCAGGAAACCAGTTGGCGACGGGGCGAAGCGGGTGACGACAGACATGTGCAGGACCTTTCAGGGAATGCGCGCCTTCCTCTTTCATGTGCGTCGCGTTTTGTCCATATCGGGGGCATGAACGCTGACCAAACAGCCCCTGATCTGGCCTTGATCGAAGCCCTCGCCCATGCGGCCCGCGATACCCTGGGGGAGCCTTGGGCCGGCCCTGCCCGCGACGTGGTGATCCGGGTTGAGGACATGGCGGAGCCCGAGATGCTCAGCGGTCTTGGCATTGAGGACCCGTTCGAGCTGACTGGCCTTTATGACGGCATCCCGATGACCCAGAAATCAGTGATGGATATGCCCGAGGGGCCGGACACGATCTGGCTGTTTCGCCGCGCGATCCTGGATGAGTGGGTGGATCGGGGTAACGTGACCCTCGCGGAACTGGTCACCCACGTGCTGGTGCACGAGTTCGCCCATCATTTCGGGTGGTCCGACGAAGATATCGCCGCTGTCGATCAATGGTGGGACTAGTCCTTTACGTGTCGCCCGCCCGCCGCAACGTTCTGTTAACGCAACTCGCGATAGACTGCGGTTCGGGGCAATGTTGAACAGCAGCGAGCACGTCGATGATCCAATGCAGCCAATCGGACCGCGCGATGGAGCGGCTTATCAGGTGGACGGACGGCATCGCACTGCCGATGTTCGTGCTGGTGCTGTTGCCTGACGACAGGCTGGAATACGTCCACGCCAATGCCGCCTTTGCTCAGATGACCGATTTACCCCAGACCCTCTTCCCCGGTCGCATCGCCGCAGAGATCTTTCCCGCCCGCCTTGCGGAACGTCTGGAGGCCAACTATCGCCGATGCCTGCGAACGGAAACGCCCTATTCCTATGAGGAATGCCTGATGCTGGAGGGGCGGGATACCTGGTGGCAAACAAGCTTGTGCAAGCCTGCGGGCTTCGACGGCACCGTTGTTCTGGGGGTGACCTCGTCGATCACGGAAGCCAAGGAACGCGAATTCGCCGCCGCCCATTCCCTCGCGGAGCTGACAGAACGGTTCGATGAATTGCGTCTGTTTTCAACCATGGCCGCCCACGACGCCCGCAGCCCGCTGGCCACGGTTTCCAGCCTTATCGATCTTGTCCTCGAAGACTTCGACGACTTGGGCGACGGCAAGGGGGAGTTGTTGCAACTAGCGTCGAATACCGTCAGCGAGGCCTTGGCGCAGATCTCTTCAACCCTGGAGCGGGCGCGGTCCCTTGGGGCAGGCGAAGACGTGCGCACGGTGGTTGATCTGGGTCGTCTGTGCGGTGACATCGCAGCGATGGTGGACCCGGAAATGAACCTGGCGATCGAAGTCCCGTAAACCCATGTCGAATGCGACAAGGTGATGGTGCAGATGGGGGTGCGCAACCTGATGTCGAACGCGGCACGGTTTTGCGAGCATCACATCACCGTACGGGTTTGCGAGGGTCGCTCGCGCGACATGTTGATGATCGAAGTTGCTGATGATGGCCCTGGTCTGCCCGACGGCATGACCCTGCAGGACCTTACCCGAAAGGGAGAGGCCCGCGACGGCGTTCATGGCTTCGGGTTGAGCGCGATCGCGAAGCTGGTCAACAGCCGGGGTGGCGCGTTCGAGGTTGTGCCCCCCGAAGCGGACAACGAATTGCCTGGCGACATGTCCGGCGCGAGGTTTCGGATTGTCCTGCCTGGAAGAATTCTCAGCGAAGGGACCGGCAGGTCGCCGCCCAAGGCCGCGACGCAGACCAACACGGCACCGGTTCCAACCCATTGAAAGGATGGGCCGATCGCTCAGGCGTTCGAGAAGGCGGCAGACCACCAGTGCTGCGGCCTCAATCCGGGTGAACGGGCCAAATCGCGTCAAGATCGCGAAGCCCCGCGCGGATGATCATTTCCAACACGTCCAGGTCGATATCCGCCAGTTTGTTCACATAAAGACACGAAACCGCCTTCTTGTGCTTGCCCAACCGCCCCAGCATCTCGCCGTAGTCTGCGTAACCGGGCATGATATGGATCGACAGGTTCGCCTTGCGCGGGCTGAACCCTGTCGCCAGAAAAGAGCCTTCCCGCCCTGATTTGTAGGTGTAATCATATCGCCCATAGCCAACCAGCGAAGGCCCCCACATACGCGGCTTGAAGCCGCTCACCCGCTGAAACAAGGCGTCCAATGCCAGCCCGTCGGCGCGACGGGTGGGGTGTTCCACGGCCTCTAGAAACGCGGTCACGTCCGCATCGGTGGCTTGGGTCTTGTTGTGCGCTTGCGACATGGGCGTGCCTTTCATCCGGGTGGGCGACGGACGGAGGATAGCAAATCAAGCGCGATTTCGAAATCGGGGCGGCTTTCGGCTTGTCGTTGCGCGATCAACGCCAAAGGTGCCTGCGCATTCCGCATGGCGCGCAGTTCATGAACTGGGCCGCCGGAACCTGAGCCGCCGAGGTTCTGGATCGTATAGCGGATGTCACCGCGACGATTGGGGAACCATTGGCGGTGCAGGCGAAAATCCGCGGTCACGCGCAGGGTCATCGTCAGAGGGTTCCGCACGGCCTCGGTCTGCGTGACATGAAGGGCGTCGTCGCGCATCTCTGCGTGAAACCCCGGCGGCACAAGCGCCACCAGATGGTCTTGAAACGCCACCCAGGTCTCGGCACGGGCCGGGCACGCCATGGAAATCGCGCCGATCATCACGGCGCGACGGGTCAAAGTGGTGCGCGACATGGGCGGAGCCTAGTGCCAAAGCCACGCCCCGCCAAGCGCTATACCTTGGCGCCCTGGTCCAGCTTCTCCAGGAATGCCTTGGCGCTGGTGAGGGTTTCGTCGCGTTTGCCCTCATCCATCCGCGCCCATGTCCGATACATCTGCGCCATGCGGGGGTTGTTGGAGAACCGATCTTCGTGGCGGATGAGGAAATTCCAGTAGAGCGCGTTGAACGGACACGCGCCCTCGCCCGTCTTCTCCTTCACCGAGTAGCGGCAGGATTTGCAATAGTCCGACATCTTGTTGATGTAGTTGCCGCCCGACACGTAGGGTTTGGAGCCCACGACGCCGCCATCGGCAAACTGGCTCATGCCGATGACATTGGGCGCCTCCACCCATTCATAGGCGTCGGCGTAGACGGCCAGGTACCATTCGTGGACCTGATGCGGGTCGATGCCCGCCAGAAGGGCGAAGTTGCCCGTGACCATCAGGCGCTGGATGTGGTGGGCGTAGGCCTCTTCCTTCGTCTGGGTGATCGCCTCGGACAGACACAGCATGTCGGTGTTGCCGGACCAGTAGAAACCGGGCAGGTCGCGGGTGTGATCAAGGGCATTGCGCGACATGTAGTCGGGACCTTCAAGGAAGTAGATCCCGCGCATGTATTCGCGCCAGCCGATGATTTGGCGGATGAAGCCTTCCACGGCGTTCAGCGGCGCGTGGCCATCGCGGTAGGCGTTTTCGGCGGCCTCGCATACCTCACGCCAGCCCAGTAGACCTGCGTTGAGGTACATCGAGATGATGGAATGATAGAGGAACCGTTCGCCTTTCATCATCGCGTCCTGAAAATCGCCAAAGCGCGGTAGCGCCGTCTTGACCCAATGGGTCAGCGCGCGGCGGGCCTGGCCCGTGTCGGTGGCGAACCAGAACGGTTTCAGGTCCCCGAAGTTGTTATCGAAGCGGCTTCCCACAAGGTCCAGAACTTCCTCCACGGTCTCGTCCGGCGTGAAATGCATCGGCGCGGCGTCCACGCTACCAGGCGGCGGCTTGCGATTGTCGTGATCATAGTTCCACTTGCCGCCCTCGGGCTTGTCGCCATCCATCAGAAGGCCCGTCTTGCGGCGCATCTCGCGGTAGAACCATTCCATGCGCAGTTCCTTCCGGCCCTCGGCCCAATCCTCGAAGTCAGCGTGCGAACATAGAAAACGGTCATCGGGGAACTGATGGACGGGAATGGGCATCTCTTCCAGCGCGGCGATCAGGCGGAATTCGCCGGGCTCTGTGGCCAGCACCTCATCCGTAGATGCGTCGTCGCAGGCGCGCAGGATCTCACCGGGGATGGAGCCCGCGTTGTCGGGGTCATCCAGCTTTGTGTAGCGGACCTGCCAGCCGTCCGCGCGCAGGGCCTCCGCGTATTTGCGCATGGCCGCAAAAAGGAAGGCGATTTTCTTGGGGTGATGCGGGACATAATCGGTTTCCGAGGCGACTTCGGCCATCAACACGATGTCGCGGGATTTGTCGGCCTCGCGCAGGGCGGCGATATCGGGGGAGAGTTGATCGCCCAGGATCAGGATCAGGCGCGGCTTCACCACGGGATCTCGGCGCCGGAGTAGTCGACGAATGTGCCGGTCGCCTCCAGACGCTCCATCACGTCGCAGAGCATTTTCGCGGTGTCTTGCGCTGGCACGGTCTTATTTTTCGCCGCATAATCCGCCGTGAAAGGTGTGGCGACCGTGCCGGGATGCATGGCGGTGACTAGGGCGTCGCGGTGGGTGCGCGAGAGTTCGATGGCAGCGCCCCGGATCAACATGTTGGCCGCCGCCTTGGAAGCCCGGTAGCTGTGCCAACCGCCGATCTTGTTGTCGGTGATGGAGCCGACACGGGCGGTCAGGATCGCCGCGACGGAGCGGCCTTTCTTCGGAAGCAGGCGCGGAAGGTGGCGCAGGATATTGGCCGTGCCCATGGTGTTGACGGCGAAGACATCAGCCATGGTGTGGGCGTCGATGGCGGAAAGCTGCTTTTCGGGGGCAGCACCATCCGGTGCGAGGATCCCGGTGGCGACAAAGACGGTCTGGAACGGCCCCTCCAACGCGCCGAGCACGCGGTCAACACTCGCGGCATCCGTCACATCAAGCCCATCCTCAGACCGCGACACGGTCGTGACGTTGCCGCCCCGCGCCCGCATTTCGGCCACCATCGCCTGCCCGATCCCGCCGGACGCGCCTATTACCAATGCATCAATCATGTACCCCGACGTAGACGCGTCAGCGCAACGGTCAACTGCCCTGCCCTTTATTTGGGGTTTTCAAGGCCGTGAGGATCGGTATTGTCTGCGCCCATGACGAAGCGTTCTCATATCACGCCTGCTGCTTTTGCGGCCCTTGGACTGCGCCTCCTTAGTCGCCTCTGAGCGTGCCTTTTGGCGCGAACGCTCAGGGGAGAGAACGCGCCGGAGACCTCAGAAACCAAGGAACATGATATGACTACCGACACCCGAGTATTGATTTTCGACACCACCCTGCGCGATGGCGAGCAGTCGCCGGGCGCGACGATGAGCCACGACGAGAAACTGGAAATCGCCGGGCTTCTGGATGAGATGGGCGTCGATATCATCGAGGCCGGCTTTCCGATTGCCTCCGAAGGCGATTTCAATGCGGTCCGCGAGATCGCCAAAAACTCGGTGAATTCGACGATTTGCGGGCTGGCGCGCGCCAATTTCAAGGACATCGACCGGGCTTGGGACGCGGTGAAGCATGCAAAATCGCCGCGCATCCACACGTTCATCGGCACCTCACCTCAGCACCGGGCGATCCCGAACCTGACAATGGACGAGATGGCTGACAAGATCCACGAAACGGTCACTCATGCCCGCAACCTCTGCGACAACGTGCAATGGTCACCGATGGATGCAACGCGAACGGAGTGGGATTACCTGGCCCGCACCGTCGAGATCGCGATCAAGGCGGGCGCCACGACGATCAACATCCCCGACACCTGCGGCTACACCGCCCCGGTGGAAAGCGCCGACCTGATCCGGCGTTTGATCGACGAGGTTCCCGGCGCAGATGAGATCATCTTCGCGACGCACTGCCACAACGATCTGGGCATGGCGACGGCAAACTCCCTGGCCGCCGTGGCCGGTGGCGCGCGGCAGATCGAGTGCACGATCAACGGCCTTGGCGAACGTGCGGGCAACACGGCGCTTGAAGAGGTCGTGATGGCCATGAAGGTGCGTCACGACATCATGCCCTACACAACGGGCATCGACACGCGCAAAATCATGCACCTGAGCCGCCGCGTGGCCACGGTTTCAGGCTTCAACGTGCAGCCCAACAAGGCGATTGTCGGCAAGAACGCCTTTGCCCACGAAAGCGGCATTCACCAGGACGGGATGCTGAAGTCCGCCGATACGTTCGAGATCATGCGGCCTGAAGACGTGGGGCTGAGTGAAACGAATATCGTCATGGGCAAGCATTCGGGCCGTGCCGCGCTGCGGTCCAAGTTGAAAGATTTGGGCTATGAGTTGGCCGACAACCAGCTCAACGATCTGTTCGTACGGTTCAAGGCGTTGGCGGACCGGAAGAAAGAGGTTTTCGACGACGACCTGATCGCGCTGGTGACCGACGCGGGAAGCGATGGCGAAGGGCATCTGGAGGTCAAGTTCCTGCGGGTGATCTGTGGGACGGAAGCGCCGCAAAGCGCCGACCTGACGTTGCGGGTTGGCGACCAGGACATGCAAGCGACGGCGCAGGGCGATGGCCCCGTGGATGCCGCGTTCAATGCGGTGAAAGAGCTGTACCCCAACGAGGCGGCCCTGCAGTTGTACCAAGTCAGCGCCGTTACGGAAGGCATGGACGCACAGGCGACCGTGACCGTGCGGATCGAGGAAGACGGGCGCATCGCGACGGGCCAGTCTGCAGATACCGATACGGTCGTGGCATCAGTGAAAGCCTACGTCAACGCGCTCAACCGCTTGATCGTGCGGCGCGAGAAGACCGGAACCGACGTGCGCGAGGTGTCCTACAAGGACGTTGGCTGACGCCCGCGCGCACAGGGTTTTGCAAAACCCTGCACAGAGCCTTGCAAGGCTCTGTTCGCCCGCGTCCAATCCCATGCGCCGGGTGCGGAAATCTCTTGCAAGAGATTTTCAAATGCCTTGCAAGGCTTTTGCCCGGCGGCCCCGCGCCGATGCGCCCGCTGCTCGCCCCTTGCCGCCCATGGGGTGCAACGTCTATATGCCGAGTCTCTGGTGGGCATCCTCAGGTAAGGGAGGCCCCTTTTTGAATTGACGAATGGACCCTCGCCCCATGGTCGGATTTTTTAGCAACCTGTTTTCGTCCGATATGGCGATTGACCTCGGGACGGCGAACACGCTGGTTTACGTGCGCGGTCGGGGGGTCATCCTGAACGAACCGTCGGTGGTGGCCTATCAGGTCAAGGACGGCGTGAAGAAGGCACTGGCCTTTGGCGAGGACGCCAAGCTGATGCTGGGGCGGACGCCTGGATCCATTCAGGCCATCCGGCCGATGCGCGACGGGGTCATCGCGGACTTCGACGTCGCCGAAGAGATGATCAAGCACTTCATTTCCAAGGTCCATTCACGCCACACCTTCACCAAGCCCAAGATCATCGTCTGTGTGCCCCACGGCGCCACGCCCGTGGAAAAGCGCGCCATTCGGCAATCCGTTCTTGGCGCGGGCGCGCGCAAGGCGGGCCTGATTGCAGAGCCCATCGCGGCGGCGATTGGCGCGGGCATGCCGATCACGGATCCAACGGGCTCCATGGTCGTGGACATCGGCGGTGGTACGACCGAGGTGGCCGTGCTGTCCCTGGCCGATATCGTTTACGCGCGCTCTGTGCGGGTCGGCGGTGACCGGATGGACGACGCGATTATCAGTTACCTGCGCCGTCAGCATAACCTGTTGATCGGGGAAGCCACAGCAGAGCGGATCAAGACCTCCATCGGCACTGCACGCATGCCCGACGACGGGCGCGGTGCCTCGATGCGCATTCGCGGGCGCGACCTGCTGAACGGGGTGCCCAAAGAGACCGAGATCAGCCAGGCCCAGGTGGCCGAAGCCCTGGCCGAGCCGGTGCAGCAGATATGCGAGGCCGTCATGGGCGCGCTGGAAGCCACCCCGCCCGATCTGGCGGCGGACATCGTGGACCGTGGCGTCATGCTGACGGGCGGTGGCGCGCTTCTGGGAGAGCTGGATCTGGCGCTACGCGAGCAGACGGGCCTTGCCATCAGCGTGGCGGACGAAAGCCTGAACTGCGTGGCTCTCGGCACCGGCAAGGCGTTGGAGTATGAGAATCTGCTCCGCCATGCGATTGATTACGACAGCTAATCGAGCTTTTCTTTCGTTATAGTGCCCCACGGCACATAGCCGCGAAAAGGTGCCCCCATGGCACGCGACAACTACGACGACAGCTATTCCAGACCCGTCCGGCGCTTGCTGTTGGCGGTTCTGGTGCTGTTCCTCCTGGCGCTCGTGCTGGTCTGGCGAATCGACAACCCGCGGGTCGAGCGTATCCGCGCCGCCATTATTGATCGCTACGTGCCCAACATGGAGTGGGTCATGGCACCAGTCAGCGGGATCGCGCGCATGGCGGAAGACTTCCAAAGCTACGCCCGCCTGTTTGAGCAGAACCAGGAGTTGCGGCGCGAGTTGCAGCAGATGCGGGCCTGGCGCGAGGCGGCCTTGCAACTGGAGCAGGAAAACGCCCGGCTGTTGGACCTCAACCGTGTGCAACTGGACCCGGAATTGACGTTCGTGACGGGGATCGTGTTGGCGGACAGTGGGTCGCCCTTCC
It contains:
- a CDS encoding metallopeptidase family protein, which translates into the protein MNADQTAPDLALIEALAHAARDTLGEPWAGPARDVVIRVEDMAEPEMLSGLGIEDPFELTGLYDGIPMTQKSVMDMPEGPDTIWLFRRAILDEWVDRGNVTLAELVTHVLVHEFAHHFGWSDEDIAAVDQWWD
- the dacB gene encoding D-alanyl-D-alanine carboxypeptidase/D-alanyl-D-alanine endopeptidase, coding for MISRRIFLSGLLASTAPAAWAAAPERSLRPLVRPSDFLLRTIPEAADILREADLGGRIGFAVADAATGEMLEVVNPLYPLPPASVAKAISCAYALDRLGPNFRFRTRLVSSGVLADGRLDGDLWLVGSGDPLFDTDALAGLADEIVNMGLREVTGRFMVATGALPEIWQIDPSQLPHVGYNPSISALNLNFNRVHFEWERVGEDYTISMDARSASLRPAVQVARMRVEERTTPVYTYSDADSHDAWTVARGALGDAGSRWLPVRRPAAYMAEVFQTLMADHGVSLPAPSYALAAPETALVLAEHVSEPLDEILRGMMRWSTNLTAEVVGLMATQAGGQQATSLTESGAAMTEWMRETLGARNATFVDHSGLGVGSRIRPQDMTHALVAAGPDGLLRDLMKDIPMRDDAGNVIEGHPIEVVAKTGTLNFVSTLAGFARTPSGRDLAFTIFSADLDRRDAIPEDQRERPVGSRTYNRAAKRMQQALIERWGAVYA
- a CDS encoding mannan-binding lectin, coding for MKRLSLLIVAALLAPLSATAQQSVEAGPTWNQGHAEQVCPAITASQGATWTGHWWTTIANEMSVCQIR
- a CDS encoding MATE family efflux transporter; its protein translation is MAQSQAVFLEGSLFKHITVMSLTSSVGLMAVFLVDFIDMIFISMLGKEELAAAIGYAGAILFFTSSFGIGMAIAGGALVARALGAGDEALARRRAGTTLLYGVLFGSVFAAIVWLNLPALVALLGASDATQDLAVAYLRIIIPSLPLLLVGMVGGAILRAHGDARRAMMATIIGGLVNAVLDPILIFGLNLELTGAAVASVCARIAIAAVALIPIFRHHGGLAKPSLPDLRLDLSPILALAAPAILTQLATPVGQAFVTRSMAQYGEEAVAGMAIIGRLTPVAFGILFALSGAVGPIVGQNFGAGKQDRVIRTYYEAMLFTLIVVILVSAVLFFLREPIAALFNATGDARALLFLFCGPLALAFFFNGMIFVSNASFNNIGYPYTSTWVNWGRHTIGTIVPVLIFSAWLGAEGVLIGQAVGGVVFGLLSFVLIRWIMATATAAPSDEQVEPFARHSRIFALFHRHR
- the gltX gene encoding glutamate--tRNA ligase; the encoded protein is MSVVTRFAPSPTGFLHVGNLRTALFNFLIAKKAGGQFILRLDDTDPERSTQEYADAIQEDLEWLGLTWDRIERQSARFDRYAAAADELRAKGRFYEAWETPTELDLKRKKQLNMHLPPVYDRAALALSEDQKAALKAERGNGVWRFKLHHERIEWTDGILGDLSIDAASVSDPVLIRADGQVLYTIASVVDDTDMGVTHVVRGSDHVTNTATQIQIMDALGHSAPSFAHHSLLTGPQGEALSKRLGTLALRDLRAAGMEPMALLSHMARIGSSQPVELVGSVEELAEGFDLNHFGSAPTKFDVEDLWPLTASVLHETPYEDVANEVAALGVPAEIAPAFWDVARANIGTRAETADWWALLRDGATPLIADEDADFVAEAFAMLPDLPYDETTWAAWTTAVKEATGRKGRGLFMPLRRAVTGREKGPEMADVMRLMQVKPSL
- a CDS encoding DMT family transporter; the protein is MDKNFLRALPLMLVAMALIPAGDTAGKLLTADLSDGGQGIAPVFVAWSRFALGALMVAPFVLRLVLARLFTDWRIWLRGFMLVGGITSILTALSTEPIANVFAAFFGGPILSWLLSVWLLREPFSASRFGLICLGFIGVLLVVKPGFGMTPGMAFAALAGIFYGCYLVMSRWMADVARPRAMLFSQLVIGALVLAVPGVAAMPPLTPSIMAFTLTSAACSMLGNLLLIIAYQRAEASRMAPFVYTQLVWATLFGALIFGSLPDTLALAGITLVMVSGLASLLVRRVADPVTR